Proteins from a genomic interval of Alteromonas macleodii ATCC 27126:
- the modB gene encoding molybdate ABC transporter permease subunit, producing MLTEFFGASTLEAILLTLKLAFITSGLLLLIALPLAWFLANWQSKAKPLVMSILALPLVLPPTVLGFYLLIAFSPQSALGQGWQSLTGSNLVFSFEGLVLGSVIYSLPFALQPLYSGFSQLDNRYLDVAKTLGFSAFEAFIKIVLPLSKAPIVVALGLSFAHTIGEFGVVLMIGGNIPGETQVLSIALYEQVEALEYNSAHNLALALLIFSFVMLAALYRFNGITQSDEAR from the coding sequence TAAAACTGGCCTTTATAACCAGTGGTTTGCTGTTGTTAATCGCATTGCCGCTAGCGTGGTTTTTAGCGAACTGGCAGAGCAAAGCTAAGCCTTTGGTTATGTCGATACTCGCGTTGCCTTTGGTGTTACCGCCAACTGTGCTGGGTTTTTATTTGCTTATTGCTTTTTCGCCGCAAAGTGCGTTGGGGCAGGGATGGCAAAGCCTAACCGGGAGCAATTTAGTATTTAGCTTTGAAGGTTTGGTGTTGGGGTCTGTCATCTACTCCCTACCATTTGCTCTGCAGCCTTTGTACAGCGGCTTTTCACAATTGGATAACCGTTATTTAGATGTAGCAAAAACGCTGGGGTTTTCGGCTTTTGAAGCGTTTATAAAAATAGTGCTGCCTTTAAGCAAAGCGCCCATAGTGGTAGCATTAGGCTTAAGCTTTGCACATACCATAGGCGAGTTTGGCGTAGTATTAATGATAGGTGGCAATATTCCTGGAGAAACTCAGGTGCTGTCTATCGCGCTATATGAACAGGTAGAAGCGTTGGAATATAACAGTGCACACAACCTTGCGTTGGCCCTTTTGATTTTTTCATTCGTAATGCTCGCGGCGCTCTATCGCTTTAACGGTATCACACAAAGTGATGAGGCGCGTTAA
- a CDS encoding ATP-binding cassette domain-containing protein, with translation MQISALLPNRINAQISLQPQSRFIGVTGPSGAGKSSLFRALAGVEKSASVQTPWTSQKVGIVFQQPMLFPHTDVRGNLALAQRHASPNAMSIDACLRGCYCEHLIDKPVQALSGGEAQRVAMARALVNGPDVLLLDESLSAIDIFTRRKIYQFLNNLCVSGKLTCLVISHDLDDLALFSDELVFIDQGRTELCGKTRDVLTQVFEKEGFATPSSVLEGFKVTAQSGAHDSNQSQSAVVSYKHGSQTQQDQNVLTLQGNEQCQSENGIERVEVAGQEIFVTAESVSYLPQQSGEQVSVRFAVKACDVSIDTNITDFGNASTISILNALPCVISSIEPVVNPLSPLNEPENNADTKLADTKLTSKKLATVNSAKVLLKLDVLGSNQTLYASISCISLSRLKLDVGMQVIARFKLP, from the coding sequence ATGCAAATATCTGCGCTACTACCAAATCGCATTAACGCACAAATCTCATTGCAGCCACAAAGCCGATTCATTGGGGTTACCGGTCCATCAGGTGCGGGAAAAAGCAGCTTGTTTCGCGCCCTAGCTGGCGTAGAAAAAAGCGCAAGTGTGCAAACGCCGTGGACCTCTCAAAAGGTCGGCATCGTTTTTCAGCAGCCCATGCTATTTCCCCATACCGATGTGCGCGGTAATTTAGCCCTTGCGCAGCGTCACGCAAGCCCTAATGCAATGTCTATCGATGCGTGTTTGCGCGGCTGTTATTGCGAACATTTAATCGATAAGCCTGTTCAGGCGCTTTCTGGCGGAGAAGCGCAGCGGGTCGCGATGGCACGGGCGTTGGTCAATGGGCCAGATGTGTTATTGCTAGATGAATCGTTAAGCGCAATTGATATCTTCACCCGTCGCAAAATTTACCAGTTTTTGAACAATTTGTGTGTGTCGGGGAAGCTCACCTGCCTTGTAATCTCTCACGATTTAGATGACCTTGCCTTGTTCAGCGATGAGTTGGTTTTTATTGACCAAGGCCGTACCGAGCTTTGTGGAAAAACGCGCGATGTGTTGACTCAAGTATTCGAAAAAGAAGGATTTGCGACACCGTCTAGCGTACTTGAGGGATTTAAAGTTACTGCGCAAAGCGGAGCACACGACAGCAACCAGTCACAAAGCGCCGTTGTCAGCTACAAACACGGTAGCCAAACGCAACAAGATCAAAATGTTCTAACCTTACAAGGCAATGAGCAGTGCCAGTCGGAAAACGGAATTGAGCGCGTTGAGGTAGCGGGGCAAGAGATATTCGTCACTGCAGAATCAGTGTCCTATTTGCCTCAGCAAAGCGGTGAGCAAGTTTCTGTTCGTTTTGCAGTTAAAGCTTGTGATGTAAGTATCGATACCAATATTACTGACTTTGGCAATGCCAGCACAATCAGTATTTTAAATGCGCTGCCATGTGTTATATCTAGCATCGAACCCGTGGTGAATCCACTCAGTCCCCTGAACGAGCCTGAAAATAACGCCGATACAAAACTCGCAGATACAAAGTTAACTTCTAAAAAGCTAGCGACCGTAAACAGCGCGAAAGTGTTGTTAAAACTTGATGTACTAGGCAGTAACCAAACCCTTTATGCCAGCATTAGCTGTATCTCTCTATCGCGTCTTAAGCTTGATGTAGGGATGCAAGTGATTGCGCGGTTTAAATTGCCCTAG
- a CDS encoding DsbA family oxidoreductase, with amino-acid sequence MAASEQGVQSASGMQIVTVNMVSDVVCPWCIVGYQRLQEAIKTLDNIEVDIKFHPFELNPNMPEEGQNLREHIMEKYGISEQQSAQNRARLVEAGEQLGFSFNFTDDSRMQNTFKAHQLIHFAAENGLEEEMKLALFNAYFTDGKNINDLGVLVALAQTVGLDKSEAEQALKSEKYAQAVREEEALWMQRGIQSVPTFVIGNQGVAGAQEPATLAAFIAQAASQQ; translated from the coding sequence ATGGCAGCAAGTGAGCAAGGTGTACAAAGTGCGAGCGGTATGCAGATTGTAACAGTTAATATGGTTTCTGACGTAGTATGTCCATGGTGTATTGTTGGGTACCAGCGTTTGCAAGAAGCCATTAAAACCCTTGATAACATTGAAGTGGATATTAAGTTTCACCCGTTCGAGCTAAACCCCAATATGCCAGAAGAAGGGCAAAACCTTCGCGAGCACATAATGGAAAAGTACGGCATTAGTGAACAGCAAAGCGCGCAGAACAGAGCGCGGTTAGTAGAAGCGGGCGAGCAATTAGGCTTTTCGTTTAACTTTACTGACGACTCTCGCATGCAGAACACGTTTAAGGCCCATCAGCTTATTCACTTTGCTGCAGAAAACGGCCTTGAAGAAGAAATGAAGCTGGCCTTATTTAATGCCTACTTCACAGACGGTAAAAACATTAATGATCTAGGTGTTCTAGTAGCGTTGGCACAAACGGTTGGCCTTGATAAGTCTGAAGCTGAACAAGCGCTTAAGAGTGAAAAATACGCGCAAGCAGTGCGCGAGGAAGAAGCCCTTTGGATGCAGCGTGGTATTCAGAGTGTACCTACTTTTGTCATTGGTAATCAGGGCGTAGCCGGGGCACAAGAGCCAGCAACATTGGCCGCATTTATTGCCCAAGCAGCATCACAGCAATAA
- a CDS encoding TonB-dependent receptor, whose protein sequence is MKSLTHALSCNSLSISTPQNAITRCLCSSPFIASIVSSTLALAPHAHADENALSTPHNKKALEHIVVQAQKTSQNLQDVPVAVTALSGQDLVETVSRDVFDLQNYVPAFGAFQNQSVTNSGFSIRGIGTSSQNFGFESSVGLYVDGVYRARQNALINDLVDIESIEVLRGPQGTLFGKNTAAGAMTLTTVAPSHDERDGFAEAIIGNDNLVRLSAGSSFSLIDDVLAMRVSGFSSHSDGFITDERSGQTLNNRNRSAIKAQLLYTPTDEISVRLIADYGELDERCCGALTFQNNIQANDIAGKFGTDALLLQPPFNATIYGRDNFYDYKTSLSQTPLSKMKDKGLSVQVDVALNKAWDFVSISAYRAFDSLDTVDTDFSDADLLTATNDAKQQSFSQEIRLHYTSEDVRGLIGVYYYSQNLDLTFDTTTQDDFSAFFNAAAPDLLPLANAINELSAVTSGFIAPAAAPAPSGTAFAHSAYQEQDSIALFSQLDWLLNSDFTLTTGLRYTREEKSIVGAYDEQGPGIDGLTQDPAQWPNVGRAVFGLQNIAAALAAGQAPTAQSLNAIAPFQQAGWGYFFLGSAAVMPRPDLNEELDDSQLTGTVKLAYHPNDNTLTYASFATGYKAGGTNTDRILPSLSPLFDAEKSRSAEIGIKHDFEEYGVRVNAAAHYTQISDFQATTFTGTGFNLQNAGDIIVKGIELEATWLMTESTELHAVASRTLANFDEFKRGTCWVAYTWHTGIDDPGRVEPNDPFCSRDGDRVGFEPQNSLSLMLNHYFEVGNYPASASIDYQYTGDVFLDDANDPYKHADDFSLFNVRVSFTIPQWDSEIIAWSRNVFDEEYVARSGFDVPVQTGKIMAYPGAPRSFGVTFRKSF, encoded by the coding sequence ATGAAGTCACTTACACACGCTTTGTCTTGTAATAGCTTAAGCATATCTACACCACAAAACGCCATTACGCGTTGCCTGTGTAGTTCGCCGTTTATTGCCTCTATTGTTTCGTCGACACTTGCTTTGGCTCCCCACGCTCACGCCGATGAGAATGCTCTATCTACTCCGCATAACAAAAAGGCGCTGGAACACATTGTTGTACAGGCGCAAAAGACCAGTCAAAACTTGCAAGATGTGCCCGTTGCGGTCACTGCGCTTTCAGGTCAAGACCTAGTTGAAACAGTTAGCCGAGATGTGTTTGACCTGCAAAACTACGTACCTGCCTTTGGCGCGTTTCAAAATCAAAGCGTAACAAATTCAGGGTTTTCAATACGCGGCATTGGCACGTCTTCACAAAACTTCGGCTTCGAGTCTTCGGTGGGTTTATACGTAGATGGTGTGTACCGTGCACGACAAAACGCGTTAATAAACGACTTAGTCGATATTGAATCCATAGAAGTGTTGCGTGGGCCACAGGGCACACTATTCGGAAAGAATACCGCCGCTGGCGCAATGACGTTAACTACGGTCGCACCTTCACACGACGAACGCGACGGCTTTGCCGAAGCCATCATCGGCAATGATAACTTGGTTCGTTTAAGCGCTGGCTCGTCGTTTTCGCTAATCGACGATGTACTCGCCATGCGAGTATCTGGCTTTAGTTCTCACAGTGACGGTTTCATTACCGACGAGCGCAGCGGACAAACCCTAAATAACCGTAACCGTTCTGCGATAAAAGCACAGTTGCTTTACACTCCAACAGATGAAATTAGCGTGCGACTTATTGCTGATTACGGCGAGCTAGACGAACGATGCTGCGGCGCACTTACTTTTCAAAACAACATTCAGGCTAATGACATAGCGGGTAAATTCGGCACTGATGCGCTGCTGCTACAACCGCCGTTTAATGCAACTATTTACGGGCGCGATAACTTTTATGACTATAAAACCTCGCTGTCGCAAACTCCCCTTTCAAAAATGAAAGACAAAGGACTATCAGTTCAAGTAGATGTGGCTTTAAACAAAGCATGGGATTTTGTGAGCATAAGCGCGTACCGCGCGTTTGACAGCTTAGATACGGTAGATACCGACTTTTCTGATGCGGACCTTCTTACTGCCACTAACGACGCCAAGCAGCAGTCGTTTTCTCAAGAAATTAGATTACATTACACCAGTGAAGATGTGCGCGGTTTAATAGGTGTTTACTATTACAGCCAAAACTTAGATCTAACCTTTGATACTACCACGCAAGATGATTTTAGTGCGTTCTTTAATGCCGCCGCGCCCGATCTGCTGCCTTTGGCTAACGCCATCAACGAGCTATCTGCAGTTACATCAGGCTTTATTGCGCCTGCTGCAGCACCCGCGCCGTCCGGTACTGCTTTCGCGCACAGCGCCTATCAAGAGCAAGATAGTATTGCTTTATTCTCTCAGCTGGATTGGCTGTTAAACAGTGATTTCACCTTAACAACGGGCTTACGCTATACCCGCGAAGAAAAGTCGATTGTCGGAGCCTACGATGAGCAAGGGCCTGGTATTGACGGACTAACTCAAGACCCAGCGCAATGGCCTAATGTAGGTCGTGCTGTATTTGGGTTACAAAACATCGCTGCTGCGTTAGCGGCGGGACAAGCCCCTACAGCACAGTCCCTTAACGCTATAGCACCATTTCAACAAGCGGGCTGGGGATATTTTTTCTTGGGATCTGCAGCGGTTATGCCGCGCCCTGACTTAAACGAAGAGCTTGATGATTCACAGTTAACCGGCACGGTAAAACTGGCTTATCACCCTAATGACAACACGCTAACCTACGCTAGTTTTGCGACTGGTTACAAAGCCGGCGGTACGAATACCGACAGAATCTTACCTTCGCTTAGCCCGCTTTTTGATGCTGAAAAATCGCGAAGTGCTGAAATAGGTATAAAACACGACTTTGAAGAATACGGCGTGCGCGTAAATGCTGCGGCGCACTATACACAAATTAGCGACTTTCAGGCGACGACCTTTACCGGAACGGGATTCAACCTGCAAAATGCGGGCGATATCATAGTAAAAGGCATAGAGCTTGAAGCCACATGGCTAATGACAGAAAGCACCGAATTACATGCAGTTGCGTCGCGCACATTGGCGAATTTTGATGAGTTTAAACGCGGTACCTGTTGGGTAGCATACACGTGGCACACGGGCATTGACGACCCGGGCCGTGTGGAGCCAAACGACCCGTTCTGTTCAAGAGACGGAGACCGCGTAGGCTTCGAGCCTCAGAACTCACTATCTCTTATGCTGAATCACTATTTCGAAGTTGGGAATTATCCTGCCTCCGCCAGTATTGACTACCAATACACGGGCGACGTATTTCTTGATGATGCGAACGATCCGTACAAACACGCTGACGACTTTTCATTATTTAACGTTCGCGTCAGTTTCACTATCCCACAATGGGATAGCGAAATTATTGCGTGGTCGCGCAACGTTTTCGATGAAGAGTACGTTGCACGAAGTGGCTTTGATGTACCTGTACAAACCGGAAAGATCATGGCCTACCCAGGCGCACCTAGAAGCTTTGGCGTTACCTTCAGAAAGTCTTTCTAA
- a CDS encoding SGNH/GDSL hydrolase family protein: MRKKTAVLPEPDGERVLTSADSKLLLTNNVLVIGDSAAAGVGATTQMGALTGLLYSNLVKHGPTRVTLNAKTGFKSEDVLKLLHEMPAEHFSSVLVSVGVNDVTKFVPLKRWRQNIDAISTLLSDKFGGETILFTALPPIHCFPALPQPLRALLGYRAWLLNQALADSVTARANADILYVSALNVGGTMTDIQQSGLMAEDGFHPSTKGYEIWAHSALEKLSTLYSTTMGTTTKVTAETDVTATK; the protein is encoded by the coding sequence GTGAGGAAGAAGACCGCTGTACTGCCAGAGCCCGACGGCGAGCGGGTATTAACCTCAGCCGATAGTAAATTGCTATTAACTAATAACGTTTTGGTTATAGGCGATTCTGCTGCCGCTGGTGTTGGTGCAACGACGCAAATGGGGGCACTCACAGGTCTGCTGTACTCAAACCTTGTTAAGCATGGGCCAACGCGAGTGACGTTGAATGCTAAAACAGGTTTTAAAAGTGAAGATGTGCTCAAGCTTCTTCATGAAATGCCTGCCGAGCACTTTTCGTCGGTGCTCGTCTCTGTTGGTGTTAACGACGTGACCAAATTTGTACCGTTGAAACGGTGGCGACAAAACATCGATGCTATTAGTACGCTACTGTCAGATAAATTTGGGGGCGAAACAATATTGTTTACTGCGCTACCGCCAATTCATTGCTTTCCTGCGCTTCCGCAACCTTTGCGTGCACTATTAGGTTACCGCGCGTGGTTACTAAACCAAGCTTTGGCTGATAGCGTAACAGCCCGGGCTAACGCAGACATATTATATGTTAGTGCACTTAATGTGGGCGGAACTATGACGGATATTCAGCAAAGTGGTTTGATGGCAGAAGATGGCTTTCATCCCTCCACTAAAGGCTATGAAATATGGGCACACTCAGCCCTTGAAAAGCTTTCCACGCTTTACAGCACCACAATGGGCACGACAACAAAAGTCACAGCAGAAACTGATGTAACTGCGACGAAATAA
- the hemN gene encoding oxygen-independent coproporphyrinogen III oxidase — MTIIAVQQRPVSTITKYALNAPRYTSYPTALKFEPLQDDILPQALAVSKAPAVSLYVHIPFCKTLCYYCGCNKMVTRHNEKADEYLDYIEKEILSKRYLTDGRRAVSLHLGGGSPSFLSETQHTYLMYLLKKHFTFEAGAELSIELDPRNIDKHYLQNLKCLGYTRISFGLQDTDYNVQKTINRIQSTSHIADLVFEARSLGFDSVNLDLIYGLPNQSIETFSSTIAATKAMMPDRISLFSYAHLPERFAAQRKFAEETLPSSEEKAALYKLAVNSFTNIGYEMIGLDHFALSKDSLAIAKNKGELHRNFQGYTLRGDTDLIGFGVSAISTVGNAFAQNAKELKEYYSRLDNHLPNAKVGLSLSVDDLIRRDVISSLMCNLAVDKQAIADKHHIIFDEYFASALNNLEELKEDGLIETTSRYIRVPESARIYIRAICARFDAYLNASEILSSYSKAI, encoded by the coding sequence ATGACAATAATTGCCGTACAACAACGCCCCGTATCAACCATTACCAAATATGCGTTGAATGCTCCTCGCTATACCTCTTACCCTACTGCACTTAAATTTGAACCGCTACAAGATGACATACTTCCACAAGCACTTGCAGTGTCAAAAGCGCCGGCAGTAAGTCTCTACGTGCACATTCCATTTTGCAAAACGCTGTGCTACTACTGTGGCTGCAATAAAATGGTGACGCGTCACAATGAAAAAGCGGACGAATATTTAGATTACATAGAAAAAGAAATCCTGTCTAAGCGTTATTTAACTGACGGCAGGCGTGCAGTTTCTCTGCACTTGGGTGGCGGTTCACCCAGTTTTTTGAGCGAGACTCAGCATACTTATTTAATGTACCTGCTTAAGAAACACTTTACCTTTGAAGCAGGTGCTGAACTGTCAATTGAGTTAGATCCCAGAAATATCGATAAACACTATCTTCAAAACTTAAAATGTCTCGGCTACACACGCATTAGCTTTGGTTTACAAGATACTGATTACAATGTTCAGAAAACCATAAATCGCATACAAAGCACGTCTCACATTGCCGATTTAGTATTCGAGGCTCGGTCGCTGGGTTTCGACTCAGTTAACTTAGATCTAATTTATGGTTTACCAAATCAGTCAATTGAAACGTTCTCATCAACCATCGCCGCGACAAAAGCCATGATGCCAGATCGTATTTCGCTTTTTAGCTATGCACACCTTCCCGAGAGGTTCGCAGCGCAGCGTAAATTTGCTGAAGAAACACTGCCAAGTAGTGAAGAAAAAGCGGCGCTTTACAAGCTTGCCGTTAACAGCTTTACAAACATAGGTTATGAAATGATTGGTCTTGATCATTTTGCCTTAAGCAAAGACTCACTGGCTATTGCGAAAAATAAAGGCGAGCTTCACCGCAACTTTCAAGGGTATACCTTACGTGGCGACACCGACCTTATAGGGTTCGGCGTATCAGCCATTAGCACGGTAGGTAATGCCTTTGCGCAAAATGCTAAGGAGCTAAAAGAATATTACAGTCGGTTAGACAACCACCTGCCCAATGCTAAGGTTGGGCTGTCATTAAGTGTCGACGACCTTATTCGCAGAGACGTGATTTCTAGCTTAATGTGCAATTTAGCGGTAGACAAGCAAGCAATTGCCGACAAGCACCACATCATTTTTGATGAATACTTTGCTTCAGCCTTAAACAACCTTGAAGAACTTAAAGAAGACGGGCTTATCGAAACGACATCTCGGTATATTCGAGTGCCAGAGTCTGCTCGCATTTACATTCGGGCTATTTGTGCGCGTTTCGACGCTTATTTGAACGCAAGTGAAATACTCAGTAGCTACTCCAAAGCCATTTAA
- a CDS encoding XdhC family protein: MSNHVNHLLAQWLPFKNKHKWVLGFIFKTEGSCYRKAGAMMLFSDAGHQLGILSGGCLESDIVKKAQRVMTDGVSRTAVYDDEDEEDIAFKLGVGCGGVVHLALVPVNESNQYLSLDVVSKSLSNGKACEWRCAVDGTLGDCTELEDHSAKRRKAVLDTVDGKRMLSVLMLPPIHLLVVGGGYDATFMTKLASLQGYLVSLWDPRPAQARLEHFPEVNYLIEDPSTEGLRLHMGEHNVQAAVLMSHHREIDAKALQVLSKQSLTYTAMLGPLHRKQEIMDLAGLGDTNFTQYFASPAGFDIGGELPEHIALSVIAQCHAVFHTKPTHLKR, encoded by the coding sequence ATGAGTAATCACGTTAACCATTTGTTGGCCCAGTGGCTTCCATTTAAAAACAAGCATAAGTGGGTGTTAGGTTTTATTTTTAAAACCGAAGGCTCATGCTATCGAAAAGCAGGCGCCATGATGTTGTTTAGTGACGCTGGGCATCAGTTAGGTATATTAAGCGGTGGCTGCTTAGAAAGTGACATCGTTAAAAAAGCCCAGCGAGTAATGACAGACGGGGTAAGTCGTACCGCGGTTTACGATGACGAAGATGAAGAAGACATCGCGTTTAAGCTAGGTGTTGGATGCGGCGGTGTGGTGCACTTGGCACTCGTACCAGTTAACGAGAGTAACCAGTATTTATCGTTGGATGTGGTTAGCAAAAGCTTATCAAACGGAAAAGCGTGTGAGTGGCGCTGCGCTGTAGACGGTACTTTGGGTGATTGCACGGAATTGGAAGACCATTCTGCTAAACGTAGAAAAGCTGTGCTAGACACCGTTGATGGCAAGCGCATGTTGTCGGTTTTGATGCTGCCGCCTATCCACCTACTTGTTGTTGGAGGTGGGTACGACGCTACCTTTATGACTAAGCTTGCTAGTTTGCAGGGCTATTTAGTCAGCCTTTGGGATCCAAGGCCTGCACAAGCAAGACTTGAACATTTTCCCGAGGTAAATTACTTGATTGAAGACCCGTCTACTGAAGGCTTACGTCTTCACATGGGCGAACATAACGTTCAAGCAGCAGTGCTTATGTCCCATCACCGTGAAATTGATGCAAAGGCGCTGCAGGTGCTAAGCAAGCAATCGTTAACCTATACGGCAATGCTCGGGCCACTGCACCGTAAGCAGGAAATTATGGATTTAGCCGGGCTTGGCGATACCAACTTTACTCAGTATTTTGCAAGCCCCGCTGGTTTCGACATTGGTGGTGAGCTACCAGAGCATATAGCGCTGTCTGTTATTGCTCAGTGCCATGCGGTGTTTCATACCAAACCTACGCATTTAAAGCGTTAG